A genomic region of Prionailurus viverrinus isolate Anna chromosome D4, UM_Priviv_1.0, whole genome shotgun sequence contains the following coding sequences:
- the AQP7 gene encoding aquaporin-7 isoform X2 — MAESDRKRRSTRNSKMVSSPVVTKMQAIMQKEMVREFLAEFMSTYVMMVFGLGSVAHMVLGEKFGSYLSVNLGFGFGVTMGVHMAGNISGAHMNAALTFTNCALGRMSWKKFPVYILGQFLGSFLASATIYCLFYSIIQFSGGHLTVTGPTATAGIFATYLPEHMTLWRGFLDEVIVTGILQLCLFAITDKENNPALQGTQALVIGILIVVIGLSLGMNTGYAMNPSRDLPPRFFTFIAGWGIQVFRARDWWWVPVVAPLLGAYLGAIVYLVFIGSSIPRRPQILENSMKYEDRRIPVLPKTMSNPPTTLTPVSVSPANRPSVRTVPPLSDSIHLEHF, encoded by the exons ATGGCTGAATCAGATAGGAAGAGGCG GTCTACCCGCAACTCCAAGATGGTCTCATCACCTGTGGTAACAAAGATGCAAGCAATAATGCAAAAGGAGATGGTGCGAGAGTTCCTGGCAGAGTTCATGAGCACATATGTCATGatg GTGTTTGGCCTTGGCTCCGTGGCCCATATGGTTCTAGGAGAGAAATTTGGGAGCTACCTCAGTGTCAACTTGGGTTTTGGCTTCGGAGTCACCATGGGAGTGCACATGGCAGGGAACATCTCTG GGGCCCACATGAATGCGGCCTTAACCTTCACCAACTGTGCGCTAGGCCGCATGTCCTGGAAGAAGTTTCCTGTATACATCCTGGGTCAGTTTCTGGGTTCCTTCCTGGCTTCTGCCACCATCTACTGCCTCTTCTACT CCATTATCCAATTTTCGGGTGGACATCTGACAGTGACTGGTCCCACAGCTACCGCTGGCATTTTTGCTACCTATCTTCCTGAGCACATGACATTGTGGAGGGGCTTCCTGGATGAG GTAATAGTGACAGGGATACTCCAGCTATGTCTCTTCGCCATCACGGACAAGGAAAACAATCCAGCACTGCAAGGGACACAGGCCCTGGTGATTGGCATCCTCATTGTTGTCATTGGATTATCCCTGGGCATGAACACAGGATATGCCATGAACCCATCCCGAGACCTGCCTCCCCGCTTCTTCACTTTCATTGCTGGCTGGGGTATACAGGTTTTCAG GGCCAGGGACTGGTGGTGGGTGCCAGTTGTGGCACCACTCCTGGGTGCCTACTTAGGTGCCATCGTCTACTTGGTCTTCATTGGCTCCAGCATCCCACGGAGGCCCCAGATACTGGAGAACTCCATGAAATATGAAGACCGCAGAATACCTGTGTTGCCCAAGACCATGTCAAACCCACCTACGACCCTCacccctgtctctgtgtctcctgccAACAGACCTTCAGTCCGGACTGTCCCACCCTTAAGTGACTCCATCCACCTGGAGCACTTCTAA
- the AQP7 gene encoding aquaporin-7 isoform X3 has product MAESDRKRRSTRNSKMVSSPVVTKMQAIMQKEMVREFLAEFMSTYVMMVFGLGSVAHMVLGEKFGSYLSVNLGFGFGVTMGVHMAGNISGAHMNAALTFTNCALGRMSWKKFPVYILAIIQFSGGHLTVTGPTATAGIFATYLPEHMTLWRGFLDEVIVTGILQLCLFAITDKENNPALQGTQALVIGILIVVIGLSLGMNTGYAMNPSRDLPPRFFTFIAGWGIQVFRARDWWWVPVVAPLLGAYLGAIVYLVFIGSSIPRRPQILENSMKYEDRRIPVLPKTMSNPPTTLTPVSVSPANRPSVRTVPPLSDSIHLEHF; this is encoded by the exons ATGGCTGAATCAGATAGGAAGAGGCG GTCTACCCGCAACTCCAAGATGGTCTCATCACCTGTGGTAACAAAGATGCAAGCAATAATGCAAAAGGAGATGGTGCGAGAGTTCCTGGCAGAGTTCATGAGCACATATGTCATGatg GTGTTTGGCCTTGGCTCCGTGGCCCATATGGTTCTAGGAGAGAAATTTGGGAGCTACCTCAGTGTCAACTTGGGTTTTGGCTTCGGAGTCACCATGGGAGTGCACATGGCAGGGAACATCTCTG GGGCCCACATGAATGCGGCCTTAACCTTCACCAACTGTGCGCTAGGCCGCATGTCCTGGAAGAAGTTTCCTGTATACATCCTGG CCATTATCCAATTTTCGGGTGGACATCTGACAGTGACTGGTCCCACAGCTACCGCTGGCATTTTTGCTACCTATCTTCCTGAGCACATGACATTGTGGAGGGGCTTCCTGGATGAG GTAATAGTGACAGGGATACTCCAGCTATGTCTCTTCGCCATCACGGACAAGGAAAACAATCCAGCACTGCAAGGGACACAGGCCCTGGTGATTGGCATCCTCATTGTTGTCATTGGATTATCCCTGGGCATGAACACAGGATATGCCATGAACCCATCCCGAGACCTGCCTCCCCGCTTCTTCACTTTCATTGCTGGCTGGGGTATACAGGTTTTCAG GGCCAGGGACTGGTGGTGGGTGCCAGTTGTGGCACCACTCCTGGGTGCCTACTTAGGTGCCATCGTCTACTTGGTCTTCATTGGCTCCAGCATCCCACGGAGGCCCCAGATACTGGAGAACTCCATGAAATATGAAGACCGCAGAATACCTGTGTTGCCCAAGACCATGTCAAACCCACCTACGACCCTCacccctgtctctgtgtctcctgccAACAGACCTTCAGTCCGGACTGTCCCACCCTTAAGTGACTCCATCCACCTGGAGCACTTCTAA
- the AQP7 gene encoding aquaporin-7 isoform X4 has translation MVLGEKFGSYLSVNLGFGFGVTMGVHMAGNISGAHMNAALTFTNCALGRMSWKKFPVYILGQFLGSFLASATIYCLFYSAIIQFSGGHLTVTGPTATAGIFATYLPEHMTLWRGFLDEVIVTGILQLCLFAITDKENNPALQGTQALVIGILIVVIGLSLGMNTGYAMNPSRDLPPRFFTFIAGWGIQVFRARDWWWVPVVAPLLGAYLGAIVYLVFIGSSIPRRPQILENSMKYEDRRIPVLPKTMSNPPTTLTPVSVSPANRPSVRTVPPLSDSIHLEHF, from the exons ATGGTTCTAGGAGAGAAATTTGGGAGCTACCTCAGTGTCAACTTGGGTTTTGGCTTCGGAGTCACCATGGGAGTGCACATGGCAGGGAACATCTCTG GGGCCCACATGAATGCGGCCTTAACCTTCACCAACTGTGCGCTAGGCCGCATGTCCTGGAAGAAGTTTCCTGTATACATCCTGGGTCAGTTTCTGGGTTCCTTCCTGGCTTCTGCCACCATCTACTGCCTCTTCTACT CAGCCATTATCCAATTTTCGGGTGGACATCTGACAGTGACTGGTCCCACAGCTACCGCTGGCATTTTTGCTACCTATCTTCCTGAGCACATGACATTGTGGAGGGGCTTCCTGGATGAG GTAATAGTGACAGGGATACTCCAGCTATGTCTCTTCGCCATCACGGACAAGGAAAACAATCCAGCACTGCAAGGGACACAGGCCCTGGTGATTGGCATCCTCATTGTTGTCATTGGATTATCCCTGGGCATGAACACAGGATATGCCATGAACCCATCCCGAGACCTGCCTCCCCGCTTCTTCACTTTCATTGCTGGCTGGGGTATACAGGTTTTCAG GGCCAGGGACTGGTGGTGGGTGCCAGTTGTGGCACCACTCCTGGGTGCCTACTTAGGTGCCATCGTCTACTTGGTCTTCATTGGCTCCAGCATCCCACGGAGGCCCCAGATACTGGAGAACTCCATGAAATATGAAGACCGCAGAATACCTGTGTTGCCCAAGACCATGTCAAACCCACCTACGACCCTCacccctgtctctgtgtctcctgccAACAGACCTTCAGTCCGGACTGTCCCACCCTTAAGTGACTCCATCCACCTGGAGCACTTCTAA
- the AQP7 gene encoding aquaporin-7 isoform X1: MAESDRKRRSTRNSKMVSSPVVTKMQAIMQKEMVREFLAEFMSTYVMMVFGLGSVAHMVLGEKFGSYLSVNLGFGFGVTMGVHMAGNISGAHMNAALTFTNCALGRMSWKKFPVYILGQFLGSFLASATIYCLFYSAIIQFSGGHLTVTGPTATAGIFATYLPEHMTLWRGFLDEVIVTGILQLCLFAITDKENNPALQGTQALVIGILIVVIGLSLGMNTGYAMNPSRDLPPRFFTFIAGWGIQVFRARDWWWVPVVAPLLGAYLGAIVYLVFIGSSIPRRPQILENSMKYEDRRIPVLPKTMSNPPTTLTPVSVSPANRPSVRTVPPLSDSIHLEHF, encoded by the exons ATGGCTGAATCAGATAGGAAGAGGCG GTCTACCCGCAACTCCAAGATGGTCTCATCACCTGTGGTAACAAAGATGCAAGCAATAATGCAAAAGGAGATGGTGCGAGAGTTCCTGGCAGAGTTCATGAGCACATATGTCATGatg GTGTTTGGCCTTGGCTCCGTGGCCCATATGGTTCTAGGAGAGAAATTTGGGAGCTACCTCAGTGTCAACTTGGGTTTTGGCTTCGGAGTCACCATGGGAGTGCACATGGCAGGGAACATCTCTG GGGCCCACATGAATGCGGCCTTAACCTTCACCAACTGTGCGCTAGGCCGCATGTCCTGGAAGAAGTTTCCTGTATACATCCTGGGTCAGTTTCTGGGTTCCTTCCTGGCTTCTGCCACCATCTACTGCCTCTTCTACT CAGCCATTATCCAATTTTCGGGTGGACATCTGACAGTGACTGGTCCCACAGCTACCGCTGGCATTTTTGCTACCTATCTTCCTGAGCACATGACATTGTGGAGGGGCTTCCTGGATGAG GTAATAGTGACAGGGATACTCCAGCTATGTCTCTTCGCCATCACGGACAAGGAAAACAATCCAGCACTGCAAGGGACACAGGCCCTGGTGATTGGCATCCTCATTGTTGTCATTGGATTATCCCTGGGCATGAACACAGGATATGCCATGAACCCATCCCGAGACCTGCCTCCCCGCTTCTTCACTTTCATTGCTGGCTGGGGTATACAGGTTTTCAG GGCCAGGGACTGGTGGTGGGTGCCAGTTGTGGCACCACTCCTGGGTGCCTACTTAGGTGCCATCGTCTACTTGGTCTTCATTGGCTCCAGCATCCCACGGAGGCCCCAGATACTGGAGAACTCCATGAAATATGAAGACCGCAGAATACCTGTGTTGCCCAAGACCATGTCAAACCCACCTACGACCCTCacccctgtctctgtgtctcctgccAACAGACCTTCAGTCCGGACTGTCCCACCCTTAAGTGACTCCATCCACCTGGAGCACTTCTAA